A window from Aliamphritea hakodatensis encodes these proteins:
- a CDS encoding MFS transporter translates to MHMAFVFGMNQFISHGFGIFLFASLAPLMREEIAFTNWHIAAIGALSQLAYLGGAMLISTLGERIGSARLAMFTASNITLMLFAISVLSDPLLILIALALLSASASISWSTIVEVISRCGPIEKCATYLSAAASGTAWCCSFNGLLLLFIVPQLGWRAGWQIAAAFGICVIIANWLLLRKLGLMGAASRQPATGEQPVKNSLSIPALLNTVMFEPLARFTCLICFCVCFSTIPFANWLNIYLAELSLPGDLGGYTWSAIGLSGMVAGLTVGRLADRFGYQLALLLICGIFALGLMAFLYDQSSFALIAGISYGIMYFPIWGIISGWLSKVYSSTVTMQISSVCMITAGLGGASGNMMVGWVRESSGSLDIAYWVLTANAVLLALLAAGAFFRRHTASLSPAVPTAQH, encoded by the coding sequence ATGCACATGGCATTCGTCTTTGGTATGAACCAGTTCATCAGTCACGGGTTTGGCATATTTCTGTTTGCCAGCCTGGCGCCGCTGATGCGTGAGGAAATTGCCTTCACCAACTGGCATATCGCGGCCATTGGGGCACTTTCGCAACTGGCGTATCTTGGCGGTGCAATGCTGATCAGCACGCTGGGGGAACGTATCGGGTCCGCCCGGCTGGCTATGTTCACCGCCAGCAATATCACCCTCATGCTGTTCGCCATTTCTGTCCTGTCCGACCCGCTACTGATTCTGATCGCGCTGGCGCTGTTGTCTGCCAGTGCGTCGATTAGCTGGAGTACCATTGTTGAGGTAATCAGCCGCTGTGGCCCCATCGAAAAATGTGCCACTTACCTGTCTGCGGCCGCCAGCGGCACTGCCTGGTGCTGCAGCTTTAACGGCTTGCTGTTGCTGTTCATTGTGCCCCAGCTGGGCTGGCGGGCCGGCTGGCAGATCGCCGCAGCCTTCGGGATCTGTGTCATCATTGCTAACTGGCTACTGCTCAGAAAACTGGGATTAATGGGTGCCGCTTCCCGGCAACCGGCAACCGGCGAACAGCCGGTCAAAAACAGCCTGAGCATCCCGGCTCTTCTTAATACGGTGATGTTTGAGCCACTGGCGCGTTTTACCTGCCTGATCTGTTTTTGTGTGTGCTTCTCGACCATTCCGTTCGCCAACTGGCTGAATATCTATCTGGCGGAACTCAGCTTACCGGGGGATCTGGGTGGGTATACCTGGAGTGCAATCGGCCTTTCCGGCATGGTTGCAGGGCTCACCGTTGGCCGGCTGGCAGACCGTTTCGGCTACCAGTTAGCCTTACTGCTGATTTGTGGCATTTTTGCACTGGGGCTGATGGCTTTTCTCTATGACCAGAGCAGCTTTGCCCTGATCGCCGGCATCAGCTACGGCATCATGTATTTCCCGATCTGGGGGATTATTTCCGGCTGGCTGAGCAAGGTGTACAGCTCCACTGTCACCATGCAGATCAGCAGTGTCTGTATGATCACCGCAGGGCTGGGTGGCGCGTCAGGCAATATGATGGTTGGCTGGGTGCGCGAATCCAGCGGATCACTGGACATTGCTTACTGGGTGCTTACCGCCAATGCTGTTCTGCTGGCTTTACTGGCTGCCGGCGCTTTTTTCCGGCGGCATACCGCCAGCCTGTCACCGGCGGTTCCCACAGCACAGCACTGA
- a CDS encoding TonB-dependent receptor domain-containing protein, with the protein MSLRLPVNRLATAVALATAMQAGAVSAQDAILITGKPVDPNQTTITQQQLEQYQATDLEDIFSQDPDIRVGGSFGIAQKVYVRGIEDTMLNVTVDGATQAGYLFHHQGRLSVEPELLKQVEVNAGAGLATDGPGALGGAIRFITKDPEDLLREGEDVGALVKLSYFDNTEGGKASTSIFGRLSDNVSVLTSFSKTDTGEIVDGDGNTLDNTKTEQENGYVKLVAKLDESQTLRFSHEARYDDGRRNVRPHFVAAGWNQANQQQSRRNTSNVQYNLNTDNPLVNLQTNLYYTKSYLTQKPDSGAKDGAGVKSIGMNAHNTFDLGAHKLVLGTDLRRDTGYYINNTSTTGPSQDEVLDLVGLYLQDHYQLSDTVLLTAGLRYDNYQLNDTTGQDINSDGFSPNVGVRYSVTENLDLHASYAQAYRGVGIKEAYLLNFATYGDNVKPEEAENIEFGFDYEKDDLTFSATAFYSEIDNPLRRTSRSVITNDGKVKNKGVTARVGYDWDRTRASLGYSHIRPTLNGEPLSDGTMSVGTAVGDTVSLNLEHDLPDYDLQLGWSSRLVQRLERVESGRAEKPGYGVHDAFAKWLPTGSEDLALTVTVKNLFDKQYLDHASYGVSTDSGDIIGLPEPGRDVRLTLAMRF; encoded by the coding sequence ATGTCTCTCAGATTGCCTGTGAACCGGCTGGCAACAGCTGTTGCATTAGCAACGGCCATGCAGGCCGGCGCTGTCTCTGCACAGGACGCTATTTTGATCACCGGAAAACCGGTCGATCCTAACCAGACCACTATCACCCAGCAACAGCTGGAACAGTATCAGGCCACTGATCTTGAAGATATCTTCAGCCAGGACCCTGATATCCGCGTGGGCGGCAGCTTCGGCATTGCCCAGAAAGTGTATGTTCGCGGCATTGAAGACACCATGCTGAACGTTACCGTAGACGGCGCGACTCAGGCCGGTTACCTGTTTCACCATCAGGGACGTTTATCGGTTGAACCTGAACTGCTGAAACAGGTAGAAGTGAACGCCGGGGCGGGCCTGGCGACAGACGGTCCGGGTGCGCTGGGCGGGGCGATCCGTTTTATCACCAAGGACCCTGAAGACCTGCTGCGTGAAGGTGAGGACGTCGGCGCGCTGGTGAAGCTGAGCTACTTTGATAACACCGAAGGCGGTAAAGCCAGCACCAGTATTTTTGGTCGCCTGAGCGATAATGTGTCTGTGCTGACGTCATTCTCCAAAACCGATACCGGTGAAATTGTCGACGGTGACGGTAATACGCTGGATAACACCAAAACCGAACAGGAAAACGGTTATGTGAAACTGGTGGCCAAACTGGATGAAAGCCAAACGCTGCGTTTTAGCCATGAAGCCCGCTATGACGATGGCCGCCGCAATGTACGGCCGCATTTTGTGGCTGCCGGCTGGAACCAGGCGAACCAGCAGCAGAGCCGCCGCAATACCAGCAATGTGCAGTACAACCTGAATACGGATAATCCGCTGGTGAACCTGCAGACCAACCTGTATTACACCAAAAGCTATCTGACCCAGAAGCCCGACAGCGGTGCCAAAGACGGTGCCGGCGTAAAGAGCATCGGTATGAATGCGCATAACACCTTTGATCTGGGTGCGCATAAGCTGGTGTTGGGCACGGACCTGCGCCGTGATACCGGTTACTACATCAACAACACCAGTACCACCGGCCCGAGTCAGGATGAAGTGCTGGATCTGGTTGGCCTGTATCTGCAGGACCACTACCAGCTCAGCGATACGGTGTTGCTGACGGCCGGACTGCGCTACGACAACTATCAGCTGAATGACACTACCGGTCAGGACATTAACTCCGACGGTTTCAGCCCCAATGTCGGGGTGCGTTACAGCGTCACTGAGAACCTTGATCTGCATGCCAGCTATGCGCAGGCCTACCGGGGCGTGGGGATCAAAGAGGCTTACCTGCTGAACTTTGCCACCTACGGAGACAACGTCAAACCGGAAGAAGCAGAAAACATTGAATTCGGTTTTGACTACGAAAAGGATGATCTGACCTTCAGTGCCACCGCCTTTTACAGTGAAATTGATAACCCGTTACGCCGCACCAGCCGCAGCGTGATTACCAATGACGGCAAAGTGAAGAACAAAGGCGTGACTGCCCGTGTGGGCTATGACTGGGACCGTACCCGGGCCAGCCTGGGTTACAGCCACATCCGTCCGACCCTGAACGGTGAGCCGCTGAGCGACGGCACCATGTCGGTGGGTACCGCGGTTGGCGATACTGTCAGCCTGAATCTGGAACATGACCTGCCGGATTATGATTTGCAGTTGGGCTGGTCATCCCGTCTGGTGCAACGCCTGGAGCGGGTTGAATCCGGCCGTGCCGAAAAGCCGGGCTACGGTGTGCATGACGCCTTCGCCAAATGGTTACCGACCGGTAGTGAAGATCTGGCCCTGACCGTCACGGTGAAGAACCTGTTCGATAAGCAGTATCTGGATCATGCCAGCTACGGTGTCAGCACTGACAGTGGCGACATCATCGGTTTGCCTGAGCCGGGCCGGGACGTTCGCCTGACGCTGGCGATGCGCTTCTGA
- a CDS encoding GGDEF domain-containing protein produces the protein MNSQILSSTPQDIQLKALQDFCQRTRAGYISYPVAWVILALVSNQTDQAFLTTHLVCLSSFALFRLLLNRLFSSLQHPLNVISRIRLIWATTLINAAYFAGLLAYMLTQDISPVGVAAIIIILACIAPSGALTFSIYKPLGDAFFAVMFVIPLSVYFIEGYPQPLAATLAILTGYIYISVTASRFHHDYWAYARLNRQLSEYASNLEQENRLDPLTGMNNRRYFDERLQVAWLRARRDRQPLCVIMIDIDNFKQINDRWGHPAGDEILIAMADIIQQTFNRATDTLARYGGEEFIVLLENTSQTDCVKTAEKLRERIAVRRFTTDATELYCTVSLGVASQIPNETLSPPDLVKRADMALYKAKGSGRNRVACY, from the coding sequence ATGAACAGCCAGATACTGAGCAGTACCCCTCAGGATATTCAGTTAAAAGCGTTACAGGATTTTTGTCAGCGTACCCGCGCCGGTTACATCAGCTATCCGGTTGCCTGGGTCATTCTGGCGCTGGTGAGCAACCAGACTGATCAGGCATTTTTAACCACACATCTGGTATGCCTGAGCAGCTTTGCACTGTTCCGGCTGTTGCTGAACCGCCTGTTTTCCTCGCTGCAACATCCCCTGAACGTGATTTCCCGCATCCGGCTGATATGGGCAACCACCCTGATAAACGCAGCCTATTTTGCCGGTTTGCTGGCCTACATGCTGACGCAGGACATCAGCCCCGTCGGCGTAGCAGCCATCATTATCATCCTTGCCTGTATAGCCCCCAGCGGCGCACTGACCTTCAGTATTTACAAACCTCTGGGAGATGCGTTTTTTGCCGTGATGTTTGTGATTCCCCTGAGCGTCTATTTTATAGAAGGTTATCCACAACCCCTGGCAGCCACCCTCGCCATTCTGACCGGATACATCTACATCAGCGTGACAGCATCACGGTTTCACCATGACTACTGGGCCTACGCCCGGCTGAACCGGCAACTGAGCGAATACGCCAGTAATCTTGAACAGGAAAACCGGCTCGACCCGCTGACCGGTATGAATAACCGCCGCTATTTCGATGAACGCTTACAGGTGGCCTGGCTCAGAGCGCGGCGGGACCGCCAGCCCCTGTGTGTCATCATGATTGATATCGACAATTTTAAGCAGATTAATGATCGCTGGGGGCACCCGGCCGGCGATGAAATCCTCATCGCCATGGCAGATATTATCCAGCAAACATTTAACCGGGCCACCGATACCCTGGCCCGCTATGGCGGAGAAGAGTTTATCGTATTGCTGGAAAACACCAGCCAGACAGACTGCGTGAAAACCGCAGAAAAATTACGCGAACGGATCGCAGTGCGCCGTTTCACCACGGATGCCACTGAGCTGTACTGCACGGTGAGTCTGGGGGTAGCCAGCCAGATTCCCAACGAAACCCTCTCCCCTCCGGATCTGGTAAAACGGGCGGACATGGCCCTGTATAAAGCCAAAGGAAGTGGCCGCAACCGGGTCGCCTGCTATTGA
- a CDS encoding response regulator transcription factor produces the protein MQASVAQRPHILIIEDDHGLSDELAMQLGASGYQARQCYDGDSGLNTALNDQFSLILLDVLLPGLDGFALLNRLRKYCSTPVIMLTARGAEEDRISGFQCGADDYLPKPFSITELMLRIEAVIRRSAGHRAVPAAATEQLRFDALTLDKTEQQVRYQDQQLVLTDMEFRLLWMLIECRGEVQSKSHLYQQLMQRPFSRYDRSIDMHISNLRRKLKRTGFAASRLVTMHGQGYCLK, from the coding sequence ATGCAAGCTTCAGTGGCACAGCGGCCGCATATATTAATCATTGAAGACGACCATGGGCTGAGTGATGAGCTGGCCATGCAGTTGGGGGCGTCCGGCTATCAGGCCCGGCAGTGTTATGACGGTGACAGTGGGCTGAATACGGCACTGAATGATCAGTTCAGCCTGATTTTACTGGATGTTCTGCTGCCCGGGCTGGATGGCTTTGCGCTGCTTAACCGCTTACGCAAGTACTGCTCAACGCCGGTGATAATGCTCACCGCCCGGGGGGCTGAAGAAGACCGGATCAGCGGTTTTCAGTGTGGCGCGGATGACTACCTGCCCAAACCGTTCAGCATTACCGAGCTGATGTTACGGATTGAAGCGGTTATCCGCCGCTCTGCCGGTCACCGGGCTGTTCCGGCCGCGGCCACTGAGCAGCTGCGGTTTGATGCCTTAACGCTGGATAAAACCGAACAGCAGGTGCGTTATCAGGATCAGCAACTGGTGCTGACGGATATGGAGTTTCGGCTGTTATGGATGCTGATTGAATGCCGGGGGGAAGTGCAGAGTAAATCTCACCTGTACCAGCAACTGATGCAGCGGCCGTTCAGCCGCTATGATCGCAGTATCGATATGCATATCAGTAACCTGCGCCGCAAGCTTAAACGGACCGGCTTTGCCGCCAGCCGTCTGGTGACCATGCACGGTCAGGGGTACTGTCTGAAATGA
- a CDS encoding nitrite/sulfite reductase, translating into MYQYDELDRQVVNNRVQQFRGQMNRYLSGELSEEAFLPLRLQNGLYIQKHAPMLRVAVPYGMLSAAQLRCMAGVCDRYDRGYCHITTRQNVQFNWVKMEEVADILETLATVEMHAIQTSGNCIRNTTSDPLAGVAADEQTDPRPYCEIIRQWSSLHPEFAFLPRKFKIAVIGAAEDRASIQLHDVGLQLVTNADGETGFKVWVGGGLGRTPMLATLICEFLPQAYLLGYLKAVLRVYNRYGRRDNKYKARIKILVNSLGAADFSAQVEAEFQRTNSEEYWLTEAELAHARSFFTEPAYAQVNVAAETEEPDSPAYRHWLRRNVRAHRVGGYAIVTLSLKHQGTAPGDISSEQLRRVADLAERFSFGEARNTQQQNIVLADVKRSDLFALWQEACRLELAAPTIGTLSDVVCCPGGDFCGLANARSLPINSAIQQRFDDLDYLYDLGDLSLRISGCINACAHHHIANIGILGVDKKGEEFYQLTLGGEVGERSRIGKVLGPSIPLDAVPDALEAIVDVFVEQRHEEEPFISTYERIGKDKFKERVYATGH; encoded by the coding sequence ATGTATCAATATGACGAACTTGATCGCCAGGTGGTGAATAACCGAGTGCAGCAGTTCAGAGGACAGATGAACCGTTATTTGTCCGGTGAGTTGAGTGAGGAAGCTTTTCTACCCTTGCGGTTGCAGAATGGCCTGTATATTCAGAAGCATGCCCCCATGCTGCGGGTTGCGGTGCCTTATGGCATGTTATCGGCGGCCCAGCTGAGATGCATGGCAGGGGTCTGTGACCGCTATGACAGGGGTTACTGCCACATTACCACCCGTCAGAATGTACAGTTTAACTGGGTAAAAATGGAGGAAGTGGCGGATATTCTGGAAACTCTGGCGACCGTTGAGATGCATGCAATTCAGACCAGCGGTAACTGCATCCGTAATACCACCTCTGATCCGCTGGCCGGGGTGGCAGCAGATGAACAGACGGATCCGCGGCCTTACTGTGAAATTATCCGTCAGTGGTCATCGTTGCACCCTGAGTTCGCATTCTTACCCCGCAAATTCAAGATTGCGGTCATCGGTGCCGCCGAAGACCGGGCCTCCATTCAGCTGCATGATGTCGGTCTGCAACTGGTGACCAATGCAGATGGCGAAACCGGTTTTAAGGTCTGGGTCGGGGGCGGTCTGGGCCGTACGCCGATGCTGGCAACCCTGATTTGCGAATTCCTGCCACAGGCCTATTTACTGGGTTACCTGAAAGCGGTTCTGCGGGTGTATAACCGTTATGGCCGGCGGGACAATAAGTACAAAGCACGGATCAAAATTCTGGTAAACAGCCTGGGGGCTGCGGATTTTTCTGCCCAGGTTGAGGCAGAGTTTCAGCGTACTAATTCTGAAGAATACTGGCTGACGGAGGCTGAGCTGGCCCACGCCCGCAGCTTCTTCACCGAGCCCGCCTATGCGCAGGTCAATGTGGCGGCTGAGACAGAGGAGCCGGATTCGCCGGCGTACCGGCACTGGTTACGGCGTAATGTCCGGGCGCACCGGGTAGGCGGTTATGCCATCGTCACCCTGTCTCTGAAACATCAGGGAACCGCGCCCGGTGACATCAGCAGTGAGCAGCTGCGCCGGGTGGCGGATCTGGCGGAACGGTTTTCCTTCGGTGAAGCACGTAATACTCAGCAGCAGAACATTGTGCTGGCGGATGTAAAACGCAGCGATCTGTTCGCCCTCTGGCAGGAAGCCTGCCGGCTGGAACTGGCGGCACCGACAATCGGTACCCTCTCCGACGTGGTGTGCTGCCCGGGTGGGGACTTCTGCGGTCTGGCCAACGCCCGTTCCCTGCCGATTAACAGCGCCATTCAGCAACGCTTTGATGACCTTGATTATCTGTATGACCTGGGGGATCTGAGCCTGCGTATATCCGGCTGTATTAATGCCTGCGCCCATCATCACATCGCCAACATCGGCATTCTGGGGGTGGATAAGAAAGGCGAAGAATTTTATCAGCTGACCCTGGGTGGCGAGGTAGGGGAGCGCTCCCGGATCGGCAAAGTACTGGGGCCGTCGATTCCGCTGGATGCGGTGCCGGATGCGCTGGAAGCCATTGTGGATGTCTTTGTGGAACAGCGGCACGAAGAAGAACCGTTCATCTCCACCTATGAACGGATCGGGAAAGACAAATTTAAGGAGCGGGTTTATGCAACGGGTCATTAA
- a CDS encoding DUF934 domain-containing protein, with protein sequence MQRVIKQQPDDAGQQDQWQLITELPAGFVPEPGTEYILPLSDWQLLAPAFNGFGQTPGVWFEADIELEPLEPVFTAAPIVAVAFPAFTDGSGFSTGSLIREVFGYQRELRAFGSLLSDQLGYLRRCGYDSVVLPEDQDMETGRQQFHADMVSYQGDILQPFTPFRRRVRPAEK encoded by the coding sequence ATGCAACGGGTCATTAAACAGCAGCCGGATGATGCCGGTCAGCAGGATCAGTGGCAACTGATAACAGAGCTGCCGGCAGGCTTCGTGCCCGAACCGGGAACTGAATACATATTACCGCTCAGTGACTGGCAGTTGCTGGCCCCGGCGTTCAACGGATTTGGCCAGACACCGGGGGTCTGGTTTGAGGCGGATATCGAACTGGAGCCGCTGGAACCGGTGTTTACGGCGGCCCCGATTGTTGCGGTGGCATTTCCGGCGTTTACGGATGGCAGCGGTTTTTCCACCGGATCGCTGATCCGTGAGGTGTTCGGTTATCAGCGGGAACTGCGGGCGTTTGGCAGTTTGCTGAGTGATCAGCTGGGATATTTACGCCGCTGTGGTTATGACAGCGTTGTGTTGCCGGAAGATCAGGATATGGAAACCGGCCGCCAGCAGTTCCATGCTGACATGGTGAGTTATCAGGGAGACATTCTGCAGCCGTTTACGCCTTTCCGGCGCAGGGTGCGTCCGGCTGAAAAGTAA
- a CDS encoding histidine kinase sensor domain-containing protein, with the protein MSRKLFWKLSLILSLGSIVLVWLVSSLSLNIERNASRIAAEHKAELRALGQQAEKLIQQGDRAAASRWVNALRAEEGVFVSIVRVTEETLVDFDVEMPRGQNIELGRSVDWGIHLYHDNPLMELPFSDGSASLVIELPQRMRPGQWWPYIHFSLHTLVPLLLMIVISVLLYRHFMRPLQQLEHATRQFMAGDFAIRVGPQLKGRSDELARLAATFDAMAARIGSLIQTQRHLINDLSHELRTPLQRLNLALSSVREDKEQRIYREAGLMQKLVEDTLSLAWLDNAAYKPEPVPVDIRALLEVIVDDARFEYPGRDIHLQVPDQQIWVAGSERSLGQACENIIRNAVRHSPDGPVTVLLIRQAETLEITVRDQGPGVPEGLLDAIFKPFFRVDKSREREAGGFGLGLALARRQLESIAARVSAQNCDGGLEIIIDRLQIIAPERL; encoded by the coding sequence ATGAGCCGCAAACTGTTCTGGAAACTGAGTCTGATTTTATCGCTGGGGAGCATTGTGCTGGTCTGGCTGGTCTCCTCCCTGAGTCTGAACATTGAAAGAAATGCCAGCCGGATTGCTGCGGAACATAAAGCGGAGCTGCGGGCTTTGGGGCAGCAAGCTGAAAAGCTGATACAGCAGGGTGACCGGGCGGCCGCCAGCCGCTGGGTCAATGCGCTGCGGGCCGAGGAAGGTGTGTTTGTCAGCATTGTCCGGGTGACTGAAGAGACGCTGGTGGACTTTGACGTTGAGATGCCCCGGGGGCAGAACATTGAACTGGGCCGCAGCGTCGACTGGGGCATTCACCTGTATCACGACAATCCCCTGATGGAGCTGCCGTTCAGTGATGGCAGCGCTTCACTGGTGATCGAATTACCGCAGCGGATGCGCCCGGGACAGTGGTGGCCCTATATCCACTTTTCCCTGCATACACTGGTCCCGCTGTTACTGATGATTGTGATCAGCGTGTTGCTGTACCGGCACTTCATGCGCCCCCTGCAACAGCTGGAACATGCGACCCGGCAGTTTATGGCCGGGGACTTTGCAATCAGGGTCGGGCCGCAGCTTAAGGGGCGCAGCGATGAACTGGCCCGGCTGGCAGCAACCTTTGATGCTATGGCGGCCCGCATCGGCTCCCTGATCCAGACCCAGCGGCACCTGATTAATGACTTATCCCATGAGTTACGGACACCGTTACAGCGCCTGAATCTGGCGCTCAGTTCCGTCCGGGAGGATAAAGAACAGCGGATCTACCGTGAAGCGGGGCTAATGCAAAAACTGGTGGAAGATACCCTGTCGCTGGCCTGGCTGGATAATGCCGCCTATAAACCGGAGCCCGTGCCGGTGGATATCCGGGCCCTGCTGGAGGTGATTGTTGACGATGCCCGGTTTGAATATCCCGGCCGGGACATTCATTTGCAGGTGCCGGATCAGCAGATCTGGGTGGCTGGCAGTGAACGCAGTCTTGGTCAGGCCTGTGAAAATATTATCCGCAATGCGGTTCGTCACTCACCGGACGGGCCGGTCACTGTCCTGCTGATCCGGCAGGCTGAAACCCTTGAAATAACAGTGCGGGATCAGGGGCCGGGGGTGCCGGAAGGCTTGTTGGATGCGATATTCAAACCTTTCTTCCGGGTGGATAAATCCCGGGAACGGGAAGCCGGTGGCTTCGGGCTGGGGCTGGCGCTGGCCCGGCGTCAGTTGGAGAGTATTGCTGCACGGGTTAGCGCACAGAACTGTGACGGCGGGCTGGAAATTATTATCGACCGGTTACAGATAATCGCTCCGGAACGGCTGTAA
- a CDS encoding Ldh family oxidoreductase, with the protein MAQLTLDEIYQLAYQSLRQAGADDANASAVASTVTHAERDGSASHGLFRIPGYLKSLLSGKVNGNADPQPEQVTPAILRCHGDHGYAPLALQRAVPALAEAAKTYGIAALTLTHSHHFAALWPEVEALAEHDLMGFSCVSYKPVVAPAGGNEAIFGTNPIAFAWPRPGRSPLVYDMATAAMAQGEVQIAARDGHSVPLGTGLGPDGELTTDPQEILKGVLLPFGGHKGSAIAMMVELMAGPLVGESLSFETAERDNVDGGPPQGGQFLLAVSPQILGGENWSDQAEGLFSRLEAMEGVRLPGQRRHRLREDQGSREVNDSLLAEIRQLAPQG; encoded by the coding sequence ATGGCACAGCTCACACTGGACGAAATCTATCAACTGGCTTATCAGAGCCTGCGTCAGGCGGGGGCCGATGATGCCAACGCATCTGCCGTTGCAAGCACTGTCACCCATGCCGAGCGCGACGGCTCTGCATCCCACGGGCTGTTCAGAATCCCCGGCTATCTGAAATCCCTGCTCAGCGGTAAAGTTAACGGCAACGCCGATCCGCAACCGGAACAGGTCACACCGGCAATTCTGCGTTGTCACGGGGATCACGGCTATGCACCGCTGGCATTACAGCGCGCGGTTCCGGCACTGGCGGAAGCAGCCAAAACTTACGGCATTGCCGCCCTGACACTGACCCACTCGCACCACTTCGCCGCCCTGTGGCCGGAAGTGGAAGCGCTGGCTGAACATGACCTGATGGGCTTTTCCTGTGTGTCCTATAAGCCAGTCGTCGCCCCTGCAGGGGGGAATGAAGCGATCTTTGGCACCAATCCGATTGCCTTTGCCTGGCCCCGCCCGGGACGCTCCCCACTGGTGTATGACATGGCAACCGCCGCCATGGCACAGGGTGAAGTCCAGATTGCCGCCCGCGACGGCCACAGCGTGCCACTGGGCACCGGACTGGGCCCGGACGGTGAACTGACCACTGATCCGCAGGAAATTCTTAAAGGCGTGCTGTTACCGTTCGGCGGTCACAAGGGATCTGCCATCGCCATGATGGTTGAGCTGATGGCCGGGCCTTTGGTGGGGGAAAGTCTGAGTTTTGAAACCGCAGAACGGGATAACGTCGATGGCGGGCCACCACAGGGCGGACAGTTTTTACTGGCGGTTTCACCACAGATACTCGGCGGAGAAAACTGGTCAGACCAGGCTGAAGGGCTGTTTTCCCGGCTGGAAGCCATGGAAGGGGTACGTCTGCCGGGACAACGCCGGCACCGCCTGCGGGAAGATCAGGGCAGCCGCGAAGTAAATGACAGCCTGCTGGCCGAAATCCGTCAGCTGGCACCTCAGGGCTGA
- a CDS encoding retropepsin-like aspartic protease: MLVRIRVAILCGLCVLAGTAGAEVFHYVTETGRKVYVSSLHKVPAQYRDQIDIKQNGSAALTAEQKRDQQQQREQARNETETRREIRRLEALRDKMRTPVTIRGNQVIVPVRIVTAGRRLDLRLVLDTGASRTVIHQQALRNISLNVRQKGKAVVAGGGLIDMQHVIIERAQFGPYTFENHTIAVIESTGKSFSDGLLGMDLLAHSGYKIDFAEQAIIWNAEQYEKANTLIAELKGENTPPPDDAAAPVTASP, from the coding sequence GTGTTAGTAAGAATACGTGTCGCAATACTGTGCGGGCTGTGTGTGCTGGCAGGAACCGCCGGCGCAGAAGTATTTCATTATGTGACGGAAACAGGCCGTAAAGTATACGTCAGCAGCCTGCACAAGGTGCCGGCGCAGTACCGTGATCAGATAGACATTAAGCAGAACGGCAGTGCCGCACTGACCGCTGAACAGAAGCGTGACCAGCAACAGCAGCGGGAGCAGGCCCGGAATGAGACGGAAACCCGCCGGGAAATCCGCCGTCTTGAAGCGCTGCGGGACAAAATGCGCACCCCGGTAACTATCAGAGGGAATCAGGTGATAGTGCCGGTCAGAATTGTGACCGCCGGACGGCGTCTGGATCTCAGGCTGGTCCTGGATACGGGGGCAAGCCGGACGGTTATTCATCAGCAGGCGTTACGCAATATCTCGCTGAATGTCCGCCAGAAAGGGAAAGCGGTGGTGGCCGGTGGCGGCCTTATTGATATGCAGCATGTGATCATTGAGCGGGCTCAGTTTGGCCCCTATACCTTTGAAAACCACACCATTGCGGTCATTGAGTCCACCGGAAAGAGCTTCTCTGACGGGTTACTGGGGATGGATTTACTGGCGCATTCCGGATACAAAATTGACTTTGCAGAGCAGGCCATTATCTGGAATGCCGAACAATATGAAAAAGCCAATACGCTGATTGCTGAGTTAAAGGGTGAAAACACACCGCCGCCGGATGATGCTGCGGCCCCTGTAACTGCCAGCCCCTGA